One Natator depressus isolate rNatDep1 chromosome 13, rNatDep2.hap1, whole genome shotgun sequence genomic region harbors:
- the LOC141997098 gene encoding mast cell protease 3-like: MLLLLLLPTTILLPPLARARAGEIIGGWEAQPHSRPYMAFVKIGVEGSCRGFLIREDMEVTAAHCNCNLGNISMLLGAHNVEIDELGRQKIWVRHRIPHGEYNDETYENDIMLLQLRHKTNLTQTVGTIPLPQREVKEGAVCSVASWSWTSSKTNTQPTLTLQEVKLKVMSNNMCPSWQYLQYSPSRMLCVGDPRRVRHHSWLADSGGPLVCDGKAHDIVSYGKPDELAPQVFTKVSKYVSLIKKTLCKLKS; encoded by the exons ATGCTGCTGCTACTCCTGCTCCCCACGACCATTCTCCTGCCCCCCCTCGCCAGGGCTCGGGCTG ggGAGATCAtagggggatgggaagcccagCCTCACTCCAGACCCTACATGGCCTTTGTGAAAATTGGGGTAGAAGGAAGCTGCAGAGGGTTTCTGATTCGTGAGGACATGGAGGTGACAGCAGCTCATTGTAACTGTAACCTAGG TAACATCTCCATGCTCCTGGGGGCTCACAATGTTGAAATAGATGAACTGGGGAGGCAGAAGATCTGGGTACGTCACCGAATCCCCCATGGGGAATACAATGATGAGACGTATGAAAATGACATCATGCTGCTGCAG CTGAGGCACAAGACCAATCTGACCCAGACTGTGGGCaccatccctctgccccagcgggaggtgaaggagggggctgtGTGCAGCGTGGCCAGCTGGAGCTGGACTAGTAGCAAGACAAACACCCAGCCAACCCTGACACTGCAGGAGGTGAAACTGAAGGTCATGAGCAATAACATGTGTCCATCTTGGCAGTATCTGCAGTACAGCCCATCTAGGATGCTGTGCGTGGGGGACCCCAGGAGAGTAAGGCACCATTCCTGGTTA GCCGACTCCGGGGGCCCCCTGGTCTGTGATGGGAAGGCCCATGACATTGTATCCTACGGCAAACCTGATGAGTTAGCACCCCAGGTGTTCACCAAGGTCTCCAAATACGTCTCGCTGATCAAGAAAACTCTGTGCAAGTTGAAGTCTTAG